From the Salmo trutta chromosome 30, fSalTru1.1, whole genome shotgun sequence genome, one window contains:
- the LOC115168528 gene encoding deoxynucleoside triphosphate triphosphohydrolase SAMHD1 isoform X1 has translation MDIRKRPREDLPNTSSSDQFKTPEKRVDEAAWQDFAKWGVEDVCRYLRQEGHRTWEDTFREQKMTGVGLRYLTETLLDKMGVGPLGTRLQILHSLRKLWQLAAETIKVVNDPIHGHVEMHPLLVRIMDTPQFQRLRHIKQLGGAYFVFPGASHNRFEHSIGVGYLAGQLVQVLNERQPELLISSRDILCVQIAGLCHDLGHGPFSHMFDRMFIPKMCPKSKWKHEEASLAMFDHLVSVNALEPVMKDHGLVLPDDLVFIKEQIAGPQNTVPPRQGWPYKGRPEDKSFLYEIVANKISGIDVDKWDYFARDCYHLGIQNNFDYHRFLKFARVCEVDGKKQICTREKEVGNLYDMFHTRNYLHRKAYQHKVGHIIETMITEAFIKAEPYIQIQGSEGNMFTISTAIYDMEAYTKLTDHVFEQILYSSSSELAEARKILQDITCRNLYKNVGQTQAKKRVEVSQEQLLKWASELATCRPESDLQGVTLEPGDFVVNIINMDWGMKEKNPINNMRFYCKNTPTKTTQISRDQVSQMLSDRFHEQLIRVYFKKRDEKTVEAAKMNFVKWCMDNKFSKPQDGDSIAPELTPLKRSWAHNDDENHEGADIQGGRSSAAVNIGQAKAKARLF, from the exons ATGGATATTCGAAAGCGTCCCAGAGAAGATTTGCCGAATACTAGTAGTAGTGATCAGTTCAAAACCCCGGAGAAGCGGGTTGATGAGGCGGCGTGGCAGGACTTCGCGAAGTGGGGTGTCGAGGACGTTTGTAGATACCTGCGTCAAGAAGGTCACAGGACATGGGAGGATACATTCAGAG AGCAAAAGATGACAGGAGTGGGGTTACGATACCTCACAGAGACACTTCTGGATAAAATGGGTGTAGG gcctCTAGGCACCCGGCTGCAGATCCTGCACAGTCTGAGGAAGCTGTGGCAGCTGGCAGCAGAGACCATCAAG GTGGTTAATGACCCCATCCATGGCCATGTAGAGATGCATCCTCTGCTGGTCCGTATCATGGACACCCCTCAGTTCCAGAGGCTCCGCCACATCAAGCAGCTGGGAGGAGCCTACTTTGTCTTCCCTGGGGCCTCCCACAACCGCTTCGAACACTCCATAGG GGTGGGCTACCTAGCAGGTCAGCTGGTCCAGGTGTTGAATGAGAGACAACCTGAGCTCCTCATCTCCAGTAGAGACATCCTGTGTGTCCAGATTGCTGGGCTCTGTCACGACCTGG GTCATGGTCCTTTCTCTCATATGTTTGATAGGATGTTCATCCCCAAAATGTGTCCAAAGTCCAAGTGGAAG CACGAGGAGGCGTCCCTTGCGATGTTTGACCACCTGGTGTCTGTGAATGCCTTAGAGCCGGTGATGAAGGATCATGGCCTGGTCCTACCTGATGACCTGGTCTTCATCAAGGAACAGATCGCGGGACCACAGAACACTGTCCCCCCCAGACAGGGG TGGCCTTATAAGGGTCGCCCGGAGGATAAGTCTTTCCTCTATGAGATTGTAGCCAACAAAATCAGCGGCATCGATGTGGACAAGTGGGACTACTTCGCTAG GGACTGCTACCACCTGGGCATCCAAAATAACTTTGACTACCATCGCTTCCTCAAGTTTGCTCGTGTGTGTGAGGTAGATGGGAAGAAGCAGATCTGCACTAGAGAAAAG GAAGTGGGTAATCTGTACGACATGTTCCACACACGCAACTACCTCCACAGAAAAGCCTACCAGCACAAAGTGGGACACATAATAGAGACAAT GATCACAGAGGCCTTCATCAAGGCAGAACCCTACATCCAGATTCAAGGTTCAGAGGGAAATATGTTCACCATCTCCACAGCAATATATGACATGGAGGCCTACACTAAACTCACTG ACCATGTGTTTGAGCAGATCCTGTACTCGTCATCCTCTGAGCTGGCCGAGGCCAGAAAGATCCTCCAGGACATCACCTGCAGAAACCTCTACAAGAATGTGGGACAGACCCAAGCCAAGAAACGTGTGGAGGtctcacag GAACAGCTCCTGAAATGGGCAAGTGAATTGGCGACGTGCAGGCCTGAGAGCGACCTCCAGGGCGTCACTCTAGAGCCAGGGGACTTTGTAGTCAAT ATCATCAACATGGACTGGGGTATGAAGGAGAAGAACCCCATCAACAACATGCGTTTCTACTGTAAGAATACCCCAACCAAAACCACCCAGATCAGCAGGGACCAG GTGTCTCAGATGCTGTCAGATCGGTTTCATGAGCAGCTGATCAGGGTCTACTTTAAGAAGAGAGATGAGAAGACTGTGGAGGCAGCTAAGATGAACTTTGTCAAGTGGTGCATGGACAACAAATTCTCCAAGCCTCAG GACGGAGATTCGATTGCACCGGAGCTCACCCCTCTGAAGCGAAGCTGGGCCCACAATGATGATGAGAACCATGAAGGAGCGGATATCCAGGGAGGAAGAAGCAGTGCTGCAGTCAACATTGGACAAGCGAAGGCAAAAGCCAGACTCTTTTAG
- the LOC115168528 gene encoding deoxynucleoside triphosphate triphosphohydrolase SAMHD1 isoform X2, translating into MTGVGLRYLTETLLDKMGVGPLGTRLQILHSLRKLWQLAAETIKVVNDPIHGHVEMHPLLVRIMDTPQFQRLRHIKQLGGAYFVFPGASHNRFEHSIGVGYLAGQLVQVLNERQPELLISSRDILCVQIAGLCHDLGHGPFSHMFDRMFIPKMCPKSKWKHEEASLAMFDHLVSVNALEPVMKDHGLVLPDDLVFIKEQIAGPQNTVPPRQGWPYKGRPEDKSFLYEIVANKISGIDVDKWDYFARDCYHLGIQNNFDYHRFLKFARVCEVDGKKQICTREKEVGNLYDMFHTRNYLHRKAYQHKVGHIIETMITEAFIKAEPYIQIQGSEGNMFTISTAIYDMEAYTKLTDHVFEQILYSSSSELAEARKILQDITCRNLYKNVGQTQAKKRVEVSQEQLLKWASELATCRPESDLQGVTLEPGDFVVNIINMDWGMKEKNPINNMRFYCKNTPTKTTQISRDQVSQMLSDRFHEQLIRVYFKKRDEKTVEAAKMNFVKWCMDNKFSKPQDGDSIAPELTPLKRSWAHNDDENHEGADIQGGRSSAAVNIGQAKAKARLF; encoded by the exons ATGACAGGAGTGGGGTTACGATACCTCACAGAGACACTTCTGGATAAAATGGGTGTAGG gcctCTAGGCACCCGGCTGCAGATCCTGCACAGTCTGAGGAAGCTGTGGCAGCTGGCAGCAGAGACCATCAAG GTGGTTAATGACCCCATCCATGGCCATGTAGAGATGCATCCTCTGCTGGTCCGTATCATGGACACCCCTCAGTTCCAGAGGCTCCGCCACATCAAGCAGCTGGGAGGAGCCTACTTTGTCTTCCCTGGGGCCTCCCACAACCGCTTCGAACACTCCATAGG GGTGGGCTACCTAGCAGGTCAGCTGGTCCAGGTGTTGAATGAGAGACAACCTGAGCTCCTCATCTCCAGTAGAGACATCCTGTGTGTCCAGATTGCTGGGCTCTGTCACGACCTGG GTCATGGTCCTTTCTCTCATATGTTTGATAGGATGTTCATCCCCAAAATGTGTCCAAAGTCCAAGTGGAAG CACGAGGAGGCGTCCCTTGCGATGTTTGACCACCTGGTGTCTGTGAATGCCTTAGAGCCGGTGATGAAGGATCATGGCCTGGTCCTACCTGATGACCTGGTCTTCATCAAGGAACAGATCGCGGGACCACAGAACACTGTCCCCCCCAGACAGGGG TGGCCTTATAAGGGTCGCCCGGAGGATAAGTCTTTCCTCTATGAGATTGTAGCCAACAAAATCAGCGGCATCGATGTGGACAAGTGGGACTACTTCGCTAG GGACTGCTACCACCTGGGCATCCAAAATAACTTTGACTACCATCGCTTCCTCAAGTTTGCTCGTGTGTGTGAGGTAGATGGGAAGAAGCAGATCTGCACTAGAGAAAAG GAAGTGGGTAATCTGTACGACATGTTCCACACACGCAACTACCTCCACAGAAAAGCCTACCAGCACAAAGTGGGACACATAATAGAGACAAT GATCACAGAGGCCTTCATCAAGGCAGAACCCTACATCCAGATTCAAGGTTCAGAGGGAAATATGTTCACCATCTCCACAGCAATATATGACATGGAGGCCTACACTAAACTCACTG ACCATGTGTTTGAGCAGATCCTGTACTCGTCATCCTCTGAGCTGGCCGAGGCCAGAAAGATCCTCCAGGACATCACCTGCAGAAACCTCTACAAGAATGTGGGACAGACCCAAGCCAAGAAACGTGTGGAGGtctcacag GAACAGCTCCTGAAATGGGCAAGTGAATTGGCGACGTGCAGGCCTGAGAGCGACCTCCAGGGCGTCACTCTAGAGCCAGGGGACTTTGTAGTCAAT ATCATCAACATGGACTGGGGTATGAAGGAGAAGAACCCCATCAACAACATGCGTTTCTACTGTAAGAATACCCCAACCAAAACCACCCAGATCAGCAGGGACCAG GTGTCTCAGATGCTGTCAGATCGGTTTCATGAGCAGCTGATCAGGGTCTACTTTAAGAAGAGAGATGAGAAGACTGTGGAGGCAGCTAAGATGAACTTTGTCAAGTGGTGCATGGACAACAAATTCTCCAAGCCTCAG GACGGAGATTCGATTGCACCGGAGCTCACCCCTCTGAAGCGAAGCTGGGCCCACAATGATGATGAGAACCATGAAGGAGCGGATATCCAGGGAGGAAGAAGCAGTGCTGCAGTCAACATTGGACAAGCGAAGGCAAAAGCCAGACTCTTTTAG